From the genome of Hymenobacter cellulosilyticus, one region includes:
- a CDS encoding SusC/RagA family TonB-linked outer membrane protein — MASPVSGRVLDEKGQPMPGVTVLEKGTTNGVTTDADGRYTLTVGDNATLTFSFVGYLSQDVPVSGRSEVNVALGVDAKLLNDVVVVGYLVQNRQDVTGSVASVSAQEVRRAPVASVGEAIQGRMPGVQVTNSGQPGQAPNINIRGLGTIASGSGPLYVIDGLWVQSQGGQRDFNPADVESVQVLKDAASLAPYGASGANGVIIITTKKGKSGATAINFNVTGGVQNLVRRLDLMNASQWAAINNQAYDNAGLPRQPFAANLPAGVDTDWQEEFFKQGSIQDYNLGFSGGGPNSTFNVTGGYFNQKGTVRGPEFERYSVRVNTGFNRGRFRFGENAMLSRTNQTRLNVIPFYGSPFYNVVQMLPVIPVYDPTTPGGFGIGNGNASTFGLNPIASQELLNDTGTSNRLQGNVYGEVSIFDFLRYRLNLATEFHAFHDQQKRQYGIWRQNDITQLSNFGENQGTEFFGMAEHTLTFDKSFGNHNVTVVGGYSQQRFQQDFTRGVNFGYGNGPTYFWELSAGTTTPQAIGSSYVWGKQSFFGQATYDYDQRYLLTAAFRRDGSSRFEVDNRWGNFGAASVGWRVSKEAFFEGITGVSDLKLRASYGRLGNDLLSGDFGGSYLSQGYINTNANYVLGGAIQNGAIQTNYASRGIRWESRNTTNVGFDIGFLENRLTLSADYYVSKTIDALINPPLPSVLGNAGPNPFRNIGKLENKGVEAVLGYNDDRHTFRYGATANVTTLKNTVLDLGTTGLEGAGAPNFFTGGPAKLPAPRWGMRWARSFSTSSTVSIRPGRPTFRPDWLRATCATRI; from the coding sequence ATTGCTTCTCCGGTAAGCGGACGGGTACTCGATGAGAAAGGCCAGCCCATGCCGGGCGTCACCGTACTCGAAAAAGGCACCACCAACGGCGTCACCACTGATGCCGATGGGCGTTACACGCTTACCGTAGGCGACAACGCTACCCTGACTTTTTCCTTTGTGGGCTACCTAAGCCAGGACGTGCCCGTCAGTGGGCGCAGTGAGGTAAACGTGGCGCTGGGCGTGGATGCCAAGCTGCTCAATGACGTAGTAGTTGTGGGGTATCTGGTTCAGAACCGCCAGGACGTAACCGGTTCGGTGGCCAGTGTCAGCGCCCAGGAAGTAAGGCGGGCACCGGTAGCTTCCGTTGGGGAAGCCATTCAGGGCCGCATGCCGGGCGTACAGGTCACCAACTCCGGCCAGCCCGGGCAGGCTCCCAACATCAACATCCGCGGCCTGGGCACTATTGCCAGCGGCAGCGGTCCGCTCTACGTCATCGACGGGCTGTGGGTGCAGAGCCAAGGCGGGCAGCGCGACTTCAACCCCGCCGACGTGGAATCGGTGCAGGTACTCAAGGACGCTGCCTCCTTGGCGCCGTACGGAGCTTCGGGGGCCAACGGGGTAATTATCATTACCACCAAAAAGGGCAAATCAGGCGCTACCGCCATCAATTTCAACGTGACGGGCGGTGTGCAAAACCTGGTGCGGCGCCTGGATTTGATGAATGCGTCGCAGTGGGCGGCCATCAACAACCAAGCCTACGACAATGCCGGCCTGCCGCGTCAGCCGTTTGCGGCCAACCTTCCGGCCGGCGTAGACACCGACTGGCAGGAGGAATTTTTCAAGCAAGGCTCGATTCAGGACTACAACCTAGGTTTTTCGGGCGGTGGACCCAACTCGACCTTCAACGTAACTGGGGGCTACTTCAATCAGAAAGGCACGGTGAGAGGGCCGGAGTTTGAACGGTACAGCGTCCGCGTCAACACGGGCTTTAACCGTGGCCGGTTCCGGTTCGGGGAAAACGCCATGCTTTCGCGCACCAACCAGACCCGCCTGAACGTCATTCCCTTCTATGGTTCGCCGTTTTACAACGTGGTGCAGATGCTGCCCGTCATTCCGGTGTATGACCCCACGACGCCCGGCGGCTTTGGCATCGGCAACGGCAACGCCAGCACGTTTGGCCTGAACCCTATTGCCTCGCAAGAGCTGCTCAACGACACGGGCACCTCAAACCGCTTGCAAGGCAACGTGTACGGCGAGGTCTCGATTTTCGACTTCCTGCGCTACCGCCTCAACCTGGCCACGGAGTTCCACGCCTTCCACGACCAGCAGAAGCGGCAGTACGGCATCTGGCGCCAGAACGACATTACGCAGCTCTCCAACTTCGGGGAAAACCAGGGCACTGAGTTTTTCGGCATGGCCGAGCACACGCTCACCTTCGACAAAAGCTTCGGCAACCACAACGTGACCGTGGTGGGTGGCTACAGCCAGCAGCGCTTCCAGCAGGACTTTACCCGGGGTGTAAACTTCGGCTACGGCAATGGCCCCACCTATTTCTGGGAACTGAGCGCTGGCACCACCACGCCCCAGGCCATCGGCTCGTCGTATGTGTGGGGTAAGCAGTCGTTTTTTGGCCAGGCCACCTATGACTACGACCAGCGCTATCTGCTGACCGCTGCTTTCCGTCGCGACGGCTCTTCCCGCTTTGAAGTCGACAACCGCTGGGGCAACTTCGGCGCGGCTTCCGTGGGCTGGCGGGTGTCAAAGGAAGCTTTCTTTGAAGGCATCACCGGCGTTTCCGACCTCAAACTGCGGGCTTCCTACGGCCGCCTCGGCAACGACCTGCTCAGTGGCGACTTTGGCGGGTCGTACCTTTCGCAGGGCTATATCAACACTAACGCCAACTATGTACTGGGCGGCGCTATTCAAAATGGAGCCATTCAAACTAATTACGCCAGCCGAGGAATTCGGTGGGAGAGCCGCAATACAACCAACGTGGGCTTCGACATCGGGTTCCTAGAAAACCGCCTGACGTTGTCGGCTGATTATTATGTATCAAAAACCATAGATGCGTTAATCAACCCGCCCCTGCCCTCTGTTCTTGGCAACGCCGGCCCCAACCCGTTCCGCAACATTGGCAAGCTCGAAAACAAGGGCGTGGAAGCTGTTCTGGGTTACAACGACGACCGCCATACGTTCCGCTACGGCGCTACGGCCAACGTGACTACGCTGAAAAACACGGTGCTGGACCTGGGTACAACCGGCCTTGAAGGCGCCGGCGCCCCCAACTTCTTCACCGGTGGCCCCGCGAAATTACCCGCACCGAGGTGGGGCATGAGGTGGGCTCGTTCTTTCTCTACCAGTTCGACGGTATCTATCAGACCGGGGAGGCCAACATTCCGGCCGGATTGGCTCCGGGCGACGTGCGCTACAAGGATATAG
- a CDS encoding RagB/SusD family nutrient uptake outer membrane protein — protein sequence MACYAGLQGLGMYRRWLNFAFDLRDDTGFSQSPWGELADFTHFIQTNYDFEVSNNIWRDHYRTILRCNQVIDRVPTIQGMDAQLQKRIVAEARFLRALCYYNLVSLYGNVPLVTQYSTNLSQSSPQGREADVWAQVVSDLTAAQPDLPATYTGTDVGRATKGAATTLLGKAHMQNKRWAEAQAQFAQVISSGVYSLVPNYTDNFRHTTENNSESIFEVQFSDERKGGNDAGGGPDATSSQGGQRSQFWGVPGFGFNDGEVRPWVVREFLQEPTATGQRDPRLAATVFYNRRDQTQFPTTLASDADTLVYGVGFLTRYGKDARNRSRVYWRKYQTDYYRTFEDFDSPINQRVMRYADVLLLQAEAMNEQNNQAGAIPLINQVRQRAGLTPLPTTMTREALRTQLMHERVTELTGEGVRWFDLQRWDMLNDAASVNLLKARDPDFNNFVPGKSRLLPLLQTEVDLNRLQQNPQW from the coding sequence GTGGCCTGCTACGCCGGCTTGCAGGGCCTGGGCATGTACCGACGCTGGCTCAACTTTGCCTTTGACCTGCGCGACGACACCGGCTTTAGCCAAAGCCCCTGGGGCGAACTGGCCGACTTTACCCACTTCATCCAGACGAATTACGACTTTGAAGTGTCGAACAACATCTGGCGCGACCATTACCGCACCATTCTCCGCTGCAACCAGGTAATTGACCGGGTGCCTACCATTCAGGGCATGGACGCGCAGCTGCAAAAGCGCATCGTGGCCGAAGCGCGGTTCCTGCGGGCCTTATGTTACTACAACCTCGTGTCGCTCTACGGCAACGTGCCGCTGGTGACGCAGTACTCTACCAACCTGAGCCAAAGCAGCCCGCAGGGTCGGGAGGCCGATGTATGGGCCCAGGTGGTGAGTGACCTGACCGCCGCCCAGCCCGACCTGCCCGCTACCTACACCGGCACCGACGTGGGCCGGGCCACCAAAGGCGCAGCCACTACCCTGCTCGGCAAGGCCCACATGCAAAACAAACGCTGGGCAGAGGCGCAAGCACAATTCGCACAGGTGATCAGCTCCGGCGTATATAGCCTGGTACCGAATTACACCGACAACTTCCGCCACACGACGGAGAACAACTCGGAGTCTATCTTCGAGGTGCAGTTTTCTGATGAGCGCAAGGGCGGTAATGACGCCGGCGGGGGCCCCGACGCTACCTCCTCCCAGGGTGGGCAACGCTCCCAGTTCTGGGGCGTGCCCGGCTTTGGCTTCAACGACGGCGAGGTGCGGCCCTGGGTGGTGCGCGAGTTTTTGCAGGAACCCACCGCCACCGGGCAGCGCGACCCGCGCCTGGCCGCTACCGTGTTCTACAACCGCCGCGACCAAACCCAGTTTCCCACTACCCTGGCCTCTGATGCCGATACGCTGGTGTACGGCGTAGGCTTTCTGACCCGCTATGGCAAAGATGCCCGCAACCGCTCCCGCGTGTACTGGCGCAAGTACCAGACCGACTACTACCGCACGTTTGAGGATTTCGACTCGCCTATCAACCAGCGGGTAATGCGCTACGCGGATGTGCTCCTGCTTCAGGCCGAGGCCATGAATGAGCAAAACAACCAGGCCGGGGCCATTCCGCTGATAAACCAGGTACGCCAGCGGGCCGGTCTGACGCCACTACCGACGACTATGACCCGGGAAGCGCTGCGCACCCAGCTGATGCACGAGCGGGTAACCGAACTCACGGGCGAAGGGGTGCGCTGGTTTGACCTGCAGCGCTGGGATATGCTCAACGACGCGGCTTCGGTGAACCTGCTCAAGGCCCGCGACCCGGACTTCAACAACTTCGTACCCGGCAAGTCGCGCCTGCTGCCCTTGCTGCAAACCGAAGTCGACCTGAACCGGCTGCAACAGAACCCGCAATGGTAG
- a CDS encoding glycoside hydrolase family 43 protein, which yields MFSFSRLIPLSLLALTLACQKAATPAPPPVTPTTTTTFTNPLLTVGPDPWVIRRGDVYYYMHTTGNNLTIRKTAKMSELGSAVSTVVWTPQQTGVNQRDIWAPELHFLDGKWYIYYSADPLCCDGHRINVLENASADPTTGTWVDKGRIAVPGQDLWAIDGTVLEQNGKRYLLWSGHEVASSQVQRLYIAEMSNPWTLVGPRVELSRPEYSWEQNGTPAVNEGPQVLKHGDKTFIIYSASHCSTDDYALGMLTASATADPMKLTAWTKSATPVFVKNPAGRAFGPGHNSFFQSKDGTEDWILYHANPQPGQGCGDNRSPRMQKFTWNADGTPAFGTPVATATALPKPAGE from the coding sequence ATGTTTTCCTTTTCCCGCCTGATTCCCTTGAGCCTGCTGGCCCTGACGCTGGCCTGCCAGAAGGCTGCTACTCCGGCACCGCCGCCCGTCACGCCGACGACCACGACCACCTTTACCAACCCGTTGCTTACCGTTGGGCCCGACCCGTGGGTTATCCGCCGGGGCGACGTGTACTATTACATGCACACGACCGGCAACAACCTGACGATTCGCAAGACGGCAAAAATGTCGGAGCTGGGCTCGGCCGTTAGCACCGTGGTTTGGACGCCCCAGCAGACCGGCGTCAACCAGCGCGACATCTGGGCTCCGGAGCTGCATTTCCTCGACGGCAAGTGGTACATCTACTACTCCGCCGACCCGCTCTGCTGCGACGGGCACCGCATCAACGTGCTGGAAAATGCCAGTGCCGACCCCACCACCGGTACCTGGGTCGATAAAGGCCGCATAGCCGTGCCTGGCCAGGATCTGTGGGCCATCGACGGCACGGTGCTGGAGCAGAACGGCAAACGCTACCTGCTGTGGTCGGGCCATGAGGTGGCCAGCAGCCAGGTGCAGCGCCTCTATATTGCCGAAATGAGCAACCCCTGGACGCTTGTTGGGCCCCGAGTCGAGCTTTCCCGGCCCGAGTACAGCTGGGAGCAAAACGGCACTCCTGCCGTAAATGAAGGTCCGCAAGTGCTTAAGCACGGCGACAAAACCTTTATCATCTACTCGGCCAGCCACTGCAGCACCGACGACTACGCGCTGGGCATGCTCACGGCCTCCGCCACCGCCGACCCCATGAAGCTTACGGCCTGGACGAAGTCGGCCACGCCGGTCTTTGTGAAAAACCCGGCTGGTCGGGCTTTTGGCCCCGGTCACAACAGCTTTTTCCAAAGCAAGGACGGCACCGAGGACTGGATTCTTTACCACGCCAACCCTCAGCCCGGACAAGGATGCGGCGACAACCGCAGCCCGCGCATGCAAAAGTTTACCTGGAACGCAGATGGCACGCCGGCTTTCGGCACGCCCGTAGCCACGGCCACGGCCCTGCCTAAGCCGGCCGGCGAATAA
- a CDS encoding family 43 glycosylhydrolase, which yields MAQLLKSSPTLLLSLGLLLGACQSATTSVSTPTATTAETIAEEELPAISIVNPVLPGDFPDPSITKVGDTYWATATSSNWGPVFPLLQSTNLTDWKLVGHVFPGELPAWADYYFWAPEISQEGNKTYIYYTAHKKGGNLAVGIASADRPEGPYTDHGPMVAQPDGSIDGFPMRDENGQLYLIWKEDGNSVQQPTPIWAQRLNEEHTALVGEKKELFRNTAPWEGNLVEGVCMIKRNEYFYAFYAGNGCCGHTCTYGMGVARSKSLLGPWEKYEKNPILTKNEKWACPGHGTVFNRGKRWYMLHHAYDTRSFEFVGRQGVISEFTWTANDWPDFKSGNSVPTQSAPVAPRNLTDEFDQPTLLPSWQWPVEERPTVALQGGKLLLTARPQHSGAVLGQHTTTADYTATTTLLNPSKLPAGTIAGIAAHGDPENTLALTAGSGKLQLWQLEKGKQKTLSEAKLPTSSAVTLRLQAQNGNLFRFTWSTDGGKTWQNLPGLTAPINGTYLPPWDRGVRAGILAKGPASATAMFENFRLDSQLPVAQATGK from the coding sequence ATGGCTCAATTACTCAAGTCCTCGCCCACGCTGCTGCTCAGCCTGGGCCTGCTGCTCGGCGCCTGCCAAAGCGCTACTACCAGCGTGAGCACCCCCACGGCCACTACGGCCGAAACGATTGCCGAAGAAGAGTTGCCGGCAATTTCCATCGTGAATCCGGTGCTGCCCGGCGACTTCCCCGACCCGTCCATTACGAAAGTGGGCGACACCTACTGGGCCACGGCTACGTCGTCTAACTGGGGACCGGTGTTCCCGCTGCTGCAATCCACGAACCTGACCGACTGGAAGCTGGTGGGACACGTATTTCCCGGGGAGCTGCCGGCCTGGGCCGACTACTATTTCTGGGCTCCGGAAATCAGCCAGGAAGGCAACAAAACCTACATCTATTATACAGCTCATAAGAAGGGCGGCAACCTGGCCGTGGGCATAGCCAGCGCCGACCGTCCCGAGGGCCCCTACACCGACCACGGCCCCATGGTGGCCCAGCCCGACGGCTCCATCGATGGGTTTCCGATGCGGGATGAAAACGGGCAGCTCTACCTGATCTGGAAGGAAGACGGCAACAGCGTACAGCAGCCCACACCTATCTGGGCCCAACGTCTGAACGAGGAGCACACTGCTCTGGTGGGCGAGAAAAAGGAGCTGTTTCGCAACACCGCGCCCTGGGAGGGCAACCTGGTGGAAGGCGTGTGCATGATCAAGCGCAATGAGTATTTCTACGCCTTTTATGCCGGCAACGGCTGCTGCGGCCACACCTGCACCTACGGCATGGGCGTGGCCCGCTCCAAAAGCCTGCTCGGGCCCTGGGAAAAGTATGAAAAGAACCCTATCCTGACCAAGAACGAGAAATGGGCCTGCCCCGGCCACGGCACCGTGTTCAACCGCGGCAAGCGCTGGTACATGCTGCACCACGCCTACGACACCCGCAGCTTCGAGTTTGTGGGCCGGCAGGGCGTCATCAGCGAGTTTACCTGGACGGCCAATGACTGGCCCGATTTCAAGAGCGGCAACTCCGTTCCAACCCAAAGCGCACCCGTGGCACCCCGCAACCTCACCGACGAGTTCGACCAGCCCACCCTGCTACCTTCCTGGCAGTGGCCCGTCGAGGAGCGGCCCACTGTAGCCCTGCAGGGCGGCAAGCTGCTGCTCACGGCCCGGCCCCAGCACAGCGGCGCCGTTCTGGGCCAGCACACCACTACCGCCGACTACACTGCCACCACGACCCTGCTGAACCCCTCGAAGCTACCCGCCGGCACAATTGCGGGCATTGCCGCCCACGGCGACCCGGAAAATACCCTGGCCCTGACGGCCGGCAGCGGCAAGCTCCAGCTCTGGCAGCTCGAAAAAGGCAAGCAAAAAACCTTGAGCGAAGCAAAACTGCCTACTTCTTCGGCCGTGACCTTGCGTTTGCAGGCCCAGAATGGCAACCTGTTCCGCTTTACCTGGAGCACCGACGGCGGCAAAACCTGGCAAAACCTACCCGGTCTCACGGCTCCCATCAATGGCACCTACCTTCCTCCTTGGGACCGGGGCGTTCGGGCCGGAATCCTGGCCAAAGGCCCAGCCTCAGCTACGGCCATGTTTGAGAATTTCCGCCTCGACAGCCAGCTTCCCGTCGCCCAAGCTACGGGCAAATAG
- a CDS encoding ParB/RepB/Spo0J family partition protein, with product MSEKNEEKNAPAAPAAAKRKIGGLGRGLNALIEGSYEKKSDRVGLVPHPMNSVGFIPVGQIEANPYQPRTHFDQEALQELAESIKIQGIIQPVTVRQTGTNAYQLISGERRLQASKLAGLDSIPAYIRKADDQQMLEMALIENIQRENLNAIEIALSYQRLVSECNLKQEELGDRVGKNRSTVTNYLRLLKLPPDIQIGLRDTVISMGHARALINIDDAEQQLALFHRIVAEELSVRKVEQLVRAGLVAPKKADAPNGQAVQETQVVIPVAELRRTERFLSDRFGSKVLVKPGPQGNGEIKIAFDSVEDMQRILHILQPA from the coding sequence ATGTCAGAGAAGAACGAAGAGAAAAACGCTCCGGCGGCCCCCGCTGCAGCCAAACGCAAGATTGGCGGTCTGGGCCGCGGCCTGAACGCCCTCATTGAAGGCAGCTACGAGAAAAAGAGCGACCGGGTCGGCCTTGTGCCCCACCCCATGAACTCCGTAGGCTTTATTCCCGTCGGGCAGATTGAGGCTAACCCCTACCAGCCCCGCACCCACTTCGATCAGGAAGCGCTGCAGGAACTGGCTGAATCCATCAAGATTCAGGGCATTATCCAGCCCGTGACGGTGCGCCAAACCGGCACCAACGCCTACCAGCTCATCTCGGGTGAACGGCGTTTGCAGGCCTCCAAGCTGGCCGGCCTCGACTCGATTCCCGCCTACATTCGCAAGGCCGACGACCAGCAAATGCTGGAAATGGCCCTGATTGAGAACATTCAGCGCGAAAACCTCAACGCTATTGAAATAGCCCTGAGCTACCAGCGCCTCGTGAGCGAGTGCAACCTCAAGCAGGAAGAGTTGGGCGACCGGGTCGGCAAAAACCGCTCGACGGTGACCAACTACCTGCGCCTGCTCAAGCTGCCGCCGGATATCCAGATCGGCCTGCGCGACACGGTCATTTCTATGGGCCACGCCCGCGCCCTGATCAACATCGACGACGCGGAACAACAGCTGGCTTTGTTTCACCGCATCGTGGCCGAAGAGCTGTCGGTGCGCAAGGTGGAGCAGCTGGTACGCGCCGGTTTGGTGGCGCCCAAGAAAGCCGATGCTCCTAATGGCCAGGCTGTGCAGGAAACGCAAGTGGTAATTCCCGTGGCCGAGCTGCGTCGCACCGAGCGGTTCCTCTCCGACCGGTTTGGCAGCAAGGTTCTGGTAAAGCCCGGGCCCCAGGGCAATGGTGAAATCAAAATTGCGTTTGACTCGGTAGAAGACATGCAGCGCATTCTGCATATTCTGCAACCTGCTTAA
- a CDS encoding DUF5683 domain-containing protein yields MTGNRSQLTAGALLAALLAGAAPVRAQVITAGPDSAVVSTPTVTDASRRTAKLFGIAMTEPSKAGLLALMLPGAGQIYNRKFWKLPLVYGAIGGTLYGEFFYQSRYKEYETALEDFAAGRKPSGPNADLIPDSTRAVRGLSVYRTQRDVFIAYSAVAYGLTILDAIVDAHLKDFDISDDLGLQWQPTLIWMPTAVVTPGLSLTLTLNNTRSRRPLK; encoded by the coding sequence ATGACCGGGAATCGGAGCCAACTAACTGCGGGCGCACTACTAGCCGCCCTGCTGGCCGGCGCAGCGCCCGTCCGGGCCCAGGTAATAACAGCCGGCCCCGACTCGGCCGTAGTCAGCACTCCAACGGTTACGGATGCCTCCCGGCGCACGGCCAAGCTGTTTGGCATCGCCATGACGGAGCCTTCCAAGGCTGGGTTGCTGGCCCTTATGCTACCGGGCGCGGGCCAGATCTATAACCGCAAATTCTGGAAGCTGCCGCTGGTGTACGGGGCTATCGGCGGTACGCTCTACGGCGAGTTTTTCTACCAGAGCCGCTACAAAGAATACGAGACGGCCCTGGAAGACTTTGCCGCCGGACGCAAGCCCTCCGGCCCGAACGCGGACTTAATTCCGGACAGCACCCGCGCCGTACGCGGCCTGAGCGTATACCGCACCCAGCGCGACGTATTCATTGCCTACTCGGCCGTGGCCTACGGCCTAACCATTCTCGATGCCATCGTCGATGCCCACCTCAAGGACTTCGACATCAGCGACGATTTGGGTTTGCAGTGGCAGCCCACCCTGATCTGGATGCCCACGGCCGTTGTTACGCCGGGCCTCTCCCTTACTCTTACCTTGAATAATACGCGCTCCAGGCGCCCCCTTAAATGA
- a CDS encoding 4-hydroxy-tetrahydrodipicolinate reductase codes for MKLLLIGYGKMGQAIEAQAVARGHQIVGIVDPTRPEVHISDFNSSTVDAAIEFTHPDAAFANVMACLRQGLPVVCGSTGWLHHFAEAQALCQQQGGALFYASNYSVGVNLFFHFNEYIAAKMHQFGGYDVQVREIHHTQKVDQPSGTALTAAEGILRHFPSKTTWRNEATQNPSELAIISEREGQVVGTHIVTYTSGVDQIELSHEAHSRDGFVLGPYWLPSGCPATRAYLE; via the coding sequence ATGAAGCTGCTCCTGATTGGCTACGGCAAAATGGGCCAGGCCATCGAAGCCCAAGCGGTGGCCCGTGGCCACCAGATTGTTGGTATCGTCGACCCCACGCGCCCCGAGGTGCACATCTCTGATTTCAACTCTTCGACCGTCGATGCGGCCATTGAGTTTACCCACCCCGATGCGGCCTTTGCCAACGTTATGGCCTGTCTGCGGCAGGGCTTGCCGGTCGTATGCGGCTCCACGGGTTGGCTGCATCACTTTGCCGAAGCACAGGCCTTGTGCCAGCAGCAAGGCGGAGCGTTGTTTTATGCTTCCAACTACAGCGTGGGCGTCAACCTGTTTTTCCACTTCAACGAGTACATCGCGGCCAAAATGCACCAGTTTGGCGGCTACGACGTGCAAGTTCGGGAAATTCACCACACCCAGAAAGTCGACCAGCCCAGCGGTACGGCCCTGACGGCGGCCGAAGGCATTCTGCGCCACTTCCCCAGCAAGACGACCTGGCGCAACGAAGCCACCCAGAACCCGAGCGAGTTGGCCATAATCTCGGAACGCGAAGGTCAGGTGGTGGGCACCCATATCGTGACCTATACCTCCGGCGTCGACCAGATCGAGCTTTCCCACGAGGCGCATTCCCGCGACGGATTCGTGCTGGGGCCCTACTGGCTGCCGAGTGGCTGCCCGGCCACCAGGGCGTATTTGGAATGA
- the lepB gene encoding signal peptidase I: MAVQSWEERLAAANAAAATNTDTSTPHKKPKGFFREWGDAILFAVIAATLIRWATFEAYTIPTPSMEHSLLVGDYLFVSKLHYGPRTPQTPLQVPLTHQTLWGFNVKSYSDAIQLPSYRLPGFSEVKRNDVVVFNVPFEDMHPADLRTNYIKRCVAVAGDVLEIKNLQVYVNGKPAVDPPQSQNRYFLQVNEPVRDKVFQEQGISDFNSPTGVPQPQMTQMGPAYVVDATPQTAEFFKKQSFIKGVVLDQAPAGQGRPRYFPITPITRTARRPLRRSQNLEQGQLRPATVAQGRPDGAAHSGKHAHLPENHHALRAQ, translated from the coding sequence ATGGCTGTTCAATCCTGGGAGGAGCGCCTTGCCGCTGCCAACGCCGCTGCTGCTACCAACACCGATACTTCGACGCCGCATAAAAAGCCTAAGGGTTTCTTTCGGGAGTGGGGCGACGCCATTCTGTTTGCCGTCATAGCCGCCACCCTGATTCGGTGGGCTACGTTTGAGGCCTACACTATTCCCACGCCGTCGATGGAACACTCCCTGCTGGTCGGGGATTATCTGTTTGTGAGCAAGCTGCACTACGGCCCGCGCACCCCACAAACGCCCCTGCAGGTCCCGCTGACGCACCAGACGCTGTGGGGCTTCAACGTCAAGAGCTACTCCGACGCCATTCAGCTCCCCTCCTACCGCCTACCGGGCTTTTCGGAAGTAAAGCGCAATGACGTAGTGGTTTTCAACGTGCCCTTCGAGGATATGCACCCCGCCGACCTGCGCACTAACTACATCAAGCGCTGCGTAGCCGTAGCCGGCGACGTGCTGGAAATCAAGAATCTGCAGGTGTATGTGAACGGCAAGCCGGCCGTTGATCCGCCCCAGAGCCAGAACCGCTATTTTCTGCAGGTCAATGAGCCCGTGCGCGACAAAGTATTTCAGGAACAGGGCATTTCCGATTTCAACAGTCCTACTGGCGTACCTCAGCCCCAGATGACGCAGATGGGCCCCGCTTACGTGGTGGATGCTACCCCGCAGACGGCCGAATTCTTCAAGAAGCAGTCCTTTATCAAAGGTGTGGTACTGGATCAGGCGCCGGCCGGTCAGGGGAGGCCGAGGTATTTCCCAATAACCCCGATTACCCGCACAGCACGCCGGCCCTTACGGCGTAGCCAAAACCTGGAACAAGGACAACTACGGCCCGCTACAGTTGCCCAAGGAAGGCCAGACGGTGCAGCTCACTCCGGAAAACACGCCCATCTACCAGAAAATCATCATGCGCTACGAGCACAATGA
- the lepB gene encoding signal peptidase I produces MRYEHNEGVTLENNVLMQNGKPLTSYTFKQNYYFMMGDNRHDSLDSRYWGFVPEDHIVGKAVLIWMSVDPYADFFHKIRWNRLFNFID; encoded by the coding sequence ATGCGCTACGAGCACAATGAGGGCGTGACGCTGGAGAACAACGTGCTCATGCAGAATGGCAAGCCGCTGACGAGCTACACCTTCAAGCAGAACTATTACTTCATGATGGGCGACAACCGCCACGATTCGCTGGACTCGCGCTACTGGGGCTTTGTGCCCGAGGACCACATTGTGGGCAAGGCCGTGCTGATCTGGATGTCGGTTGACCCCTACGCCGACTTCTTCCACAAAATCCGCTGGAACCGCCTGTTCAACTTCATCGACTAG
- a CDS encoding uracil-DNA glycosylase, with amino-acid sequence MSVKIEESWRKVLADEFEKPYFQHLLNFVRGEYATTTVYPPGPAIFHAFDACPFDQVKVVILGQDPYHGKGQANGLSFSVADGVRTPPSLQNIFKELQDDIPTSTPPANGNLDRWARQGVLLLNATLTVRAKEPGSHQKKGWEQFTDAVIQRISQEKEHVVFILWGAYAQKKGEVIDEKKHLVIRSAHPSPYAADRGFFGSRPFSKTNAYLQQHGEQPIEW; translated from the coding sequence ATGTCCGTAAAGATAGAAGAAAGCTGGCGCAAGGTACTCGCCGACGAGTTCGAAAAACCATATTTTCAGCATCTGCTAAATTTTGTGCGGGGCGAATACGCCACCACCACGGTTTACCCGCCCGGCCCCGCCATCTTCCACGCCTTCGACGCCTGTCCCTTCGACCAGGTTAAGGTCGTGATTTTGGGGCAGGACCCCTACCACGGCAAGGGCCAGGCCAATGGCTTGTCGTTTTCGGTGGCCGATGGAGTCCGCACCCCGCCGTCCCTGCAAAACATCTTCAAGGAACTGCAGGACGACATTCCTACCAGCACTCCGCCCGCCAATGGCAACCTGGACCGCTGGGCCCGGCAGGGTGTGCTGCTGCTCAACGCGACGCTCACGGTTCGGGCCAAGGAGCCCGGCTCCCACCAGAAGAAAGGCTGGGAACAGTTTACTGATGCCGTAATTCAGCGCATTTCGCAAGAAAAAGAACACGTCGTCTTTATCCTGTGGGGAGCCTACGCCCAGAAGAAAGGCGAAGTCATCGACGAGAAGAAGCACCTGGTTATTCGCTCTGCTCACCCGTCGCCCTACGCCGCCGACCGGGGCTTTTTCGGCTCCCGGCCCTTCAGCAAAACCAACGCCTACCTCCAACAGCACGGCGAGCAGCCAATCGAGTGGTAG